The following are encoded in a window of Takifugu flavidus isolate HTHZ2018 unplaced genomic scaffold, ASM371156v2 ctg373, whole genome shotgun sequence genomic DNA:
- the LOC130520415 gene encoding stonustoxin subunit beta-like translates to MWTVAEDQPYPDHPERFKVFPQLLCSNSLTGRCYWEVEWTGRVHISVAYKKIRRHGISAQSWFGANQQSWSLECSASGYSVLHDDKSVALLPFSSTGPRRVAVYVNYPAGTVTFYRITTTPRSTSIPSKPHSLNRCSPALALVYVLGSSPVLGAFVFDRRRSFRLKKHEG, encoded by the coding sequence atgTGGACAGTGGCCGAGGACCAACcatatccagaccatccagagaggtttAAGGTCTTtccccagctgctgtgtagcaacagcctaactggtcgctgttactgggaggtggagtggacaggacGGGTTCACATTTCTGTAgcatacaaaaagatccggaGACATGGAATCAGTGCCCAAAGCTGGTTTGGAGCgaatcagcagtcttggagccttGAGTGTTCTGCCAGCGGTtactctgtcctccacgatgacaAAAGTGtagccctcctccccttctcatCCACTGGTCCTCGGAGAGTCGccgtctatgtgaactaccccgctggcactgtgaccttctacagaaTCACCACCACACCCCGGTCCACCTCtataccttcaaaaccacattcactgaaccgctgttccccGGCTTTGGCTTTGGTTTATGTTCTGGGTTCTTCTCCGGtcctcggtgcatttgtgttcgaccgcaggagaagcttccgtctgaagaaacacgagggttga
- the LOC130520414 gene encoding uncharacterized protein LOC130520414 isoform X1, translated as MSAGVCRCLQVTAGVCRCLQVSAGVCSCLQETAVVCRCLQVSAGDCSCLQVSAGVLQETAVVCRCLQVFCRCLQVFCRCSAGVCRCLQVSVGVLQVFCRCLQVSAGVLQVSVGVCRSFAGVCRCSADVCRCLQVSVGVLQMSAGVCRCSAGVLQMSAGVCRCSAGVLQVSAGVLQVSAGVCRCLQVFCRCLQVFCRCLQVSAGVLQVFCRCLQVFSRYLQVFCRCLQVSAGVCRCLQVFCRCSAGVLQVSAGVCRCSAGVCRCLQVFCRCLQVFCRCSAGVCRCSAGVLQVSAGVLQGSAGVCRCSAGVCRCLQVFSNTHHIWQRFRQSQ; from the exons atgtctgcaggtgtctgcaggtgtctgcaggtgactgcaggtgtctgcaggtgtctgcaggtgtctgcaggtgtctgcagttgtctgcaggagactgcagttgtctgcaggtgtctgcaggtgtctgcaggagactgcagttgtctgcaggtgtctgcaggtgttctgcaggagactgcagttgtctgcaggtgtctgcaggtgttctgcaggtgtctgcaggtgttctgcaggtgttctgcaggtgtctgcaggtgtctgcaggtgtctgtaggtgttctgcaggtgttctgcagatgtctgcaggtgtctgcaggtgttctgcaggtgtctgtaggtgtctgcaggagttttgcaggtgtctgtaggtgttctgcagatgtctgcaggtgtctgcaggtgtctgtaggtgttctgcagatgtctgcaggtgtctgcaggtgttctgcaggtgttctgcagatgtctgcaggtgtctgcaggtgttctgcaggtgttctgcaggtgtctgcaggtgttctgcaggtgtctgcaggtgtctgcaggtgtctgcaggtgttctgcaggtgtctgcaggtgttctgcaggtgtctgcaggtgtctgcaggtgttctgcaggtgttctgcaggtgtctgcaggtgttctccaggtatctgcaggtgttctgcaggtgcctgcaggtgtctgcaggtgtctgcaggtgtctgcaggtgttctgcaggtgttctgcaggtgttctgcaggtgtctgcaggtgtctgcaggtgttctgcaggtgtctgcaggtgcctgcaggtgttctgcaggtgtctgcaggtgttctgcaggtgttctgcaggtgtctgcaggtgttctgcaggtgttctgcaggtgtctgcaggtgttctgcagggttctgcaggtgtctgcaggtgttctgcaggtgtctgcaggtgtctgcag gtgttcagcaacacgcatcacatctggcagcgttttaggcagtcgcagtag
- the LOC130520414 gene encoding uncharacterized protein LOC130520414 isoform X2 — translation MSAGVCRCLQVTAGVCRCLQVSAGVCSCLQETAVVCRCLQVSAGDCSCLQVSAGVLQETAVVCRCLQVFCRCLQVFCRCSAGVCRCLQVSVGVLQVFCRCLQVSAGVLQVSVGVCRSFAGVCRCSADVCRCLQVSVGVLQMSAGVCRCSAGVLQMSAGVCRCSAGVLQVSAGVLQVSAGVCRCLQVFCRCLQVFCRCLQVSAGVLQVFCRCLQVFSRYLQVFCRCLQVSAGVCRCLQVFCRCSAGVLQVSAGVCRCSAGVCRCLQVFCRCLQVFCRCSAGVCRCSAGVLQVSAGVQQHASHLAAF, via the exons atgtctgcaggtgtctgcaggtgtctgcaggtgactgcaggtgtctgcaggtgtctgcaggtgtctgcaggtgtctgcagttgtctgcaggagactgcagttgtctgcaggtgtctgcaggtgtctgcaggagactgcagttgtctgcaggtgtctgcaggtgttctgcaggagactgcagttgtctgcaggtgtctgcaggtgttctgcaggtgtctgcaggtgttctgcaggtgttctgcaggtgtctgcaggtgtctgcaggtgtctgtaggtgttctgcaggtgttctgcagatgtctgcaggtgtctgcaggtgttctgcaggtgtctgtaggtgtctgcaggagttttgcaggtgtctgtaggtgttctgcagatgtctgcaggtgtctgcaggtgtctgtaggtgttctgcagatgtctgcaggtgtctgcaggtgttctgcaggtgttctgcagatgtctgcaggtgtctgcaggtgttctgcaggtgttctgcaggtgtctgcaggtgttctgcaggtgtctgcaggtgtctgcaggtgtctgcaggtgttctgcaggtgtctgcaggtgttctgcaggtgtctgcaggtgtctgcaggtgttctgcaggtgttctgcaggtgtctgcaggtgttctccaggtatctgcaggtgttctgcaggtgcctgcaggtgtctgcaggtgtctgcaggtgtctgcaggtgttctgcaggtgttctgcaggtgttctgcaggtgtctgcaggtgtctgcaggtgttctgcaggtgtctgcaggtgcctgcaggtgttctgcaggtgtctgcaggtgttctgcaggtgttctgcaggtgtctgcaggtgttctgcaggtgttctgcaggtgtctgcag gtgttcagcaacacgcatcacatctggcagcgttttag